A region of the Denitrificimonas caeni genome:
GCGCAGCTGTATTTCATACTTGGCGCTGAGCAATGGAAAGTTTTTTGGGTGGCGTTGCAGTAAAGCATCAACGCGCTTGTTTGCTTGATTAAATTGACGTTTGCTGAGTTCTATATCAACCCCAGCGAGATTATAAATAATACTGTCGGGTGATTTTTTCAGCAAAACATCTAAATTGGTGCGTGCTTCATCCAGTTGACCGCTGCGGGTTAAGGCCAGCACTAATCCATAGCGAGCGGCGTCGGAGCTGGGGTCGTCACTGAGCATGCTACGAAAACGCTTGAGTGCTAAGCCAGAAGTGTCTTCGAAAGTCAGCTGCACGCGGGCGCGGATCAGCTGGTAGTAAAGGCTGTCGAGAATACCCTGGTCGTCATACTGCTCGGCGCGGTTGCGGGTGTCAGCTATCCTTGATTCAGAGATCGGGTGCGTCAGTAAAAACTCAGGGGGCATGCGGTCGTAGCGGTATTGACGCATTAAGCGTTCGAACATGCTAGGCATGGCCCGTGGATTAAAACCGGCTTTCTGCAGATTGACTAAGCCAATGCGGTCGGCCTCTTGCTCATTTTGCCGAGAAAAGCGGCGTTGCTCTTGAATGGCAGCAGCTTGGGTGGAGGCAATGGCAGCAATACCAAGGTCACCACCACCGGCTGCAGCTGCAACAATCCCCGCCAGCATTGCTGCCATGATGGGGACCTGCATACGCTTTTGCGCTTCTAGGCCGCGGGCAAAGTGCCGTTGTGATAAGTGCGCCAATTCGTGGGCCATGACTGAGGCGTATTCTGCTTCGGTTTGTGCGTGCAGTAGGAGGCCGCCGTTTACACCAATAATACCGCCCGGCGCAGCAAACGCGTTCAACTGCGGGCTGGCGAGAATAATAAACTCAAGGCGCCGGTCATTGAGCTGGCTAGACTCAGCCAGGCGGTAGACGCTTCTTTCTACGTAGTCTTTAAGTAGTGGGTCTTCGAGCTGGCGTACTTGGCCGCGTAAAATACTTAACCAGGCGCGCCCCAGTTGGTGTTCTTTTTCTGGAGAAACAATCGCAGAACTGGAGTCGCCCAGCGAGGGTAAATCGCTGGCGAGTACAGGGGGGCTGAGCAGGCAAGCTAGCAGCAATAAAGCTGGGCGGAAGAACGTCATAGCACTCTCTTTGCAGGTTAAGCAGGCACTTAAGTTACAATGCGCAGGGTATGTGAGCAAGGGCAGCCAGTAAAATGACTGTCGGCCCATGGTAGACCTTAGCTCATGGGCAATCTTGGTTATTAAAATAGGGGTGTTATGAGTACGCAAAATATAGCGCATGATGTGGAGCTGGATGCCTGTGGTTTGGCTTGTCCAATGCCGTTGTTGAAGGCCAAGTTGGCACTCAATGAAATGGCTGTAGGAGCTGTACTAAAAGTCTTGGCTACGGATGCTGGCTCTCAGCGTGACTTTCGATCTTTTGCGAAGCTGGCCGGTCACAGTCTGCTGCAAGAAAAGGTTGAGCGGACTGTGTTTATTTATTGGTTGCGTAAAGAGTGCTGAGTCCGCTTTTAACTGCCGGCGTTTAGCTCTTGGGCGACACGCAAAACTTCCGCGGCGTGATCTTTGACTTTTACTTTGCGCCATTCGTGGCGTAAGACGCCGTTTTTATCAATTAAAAACGTACTACGTTCAATGCCTAGGTGCTCTTTGCCGTAGAGTTTTTTTAACTTAATAACGTCGAACTGTTTGCAAAGTGTTTCCTCGGGATCACTGATCAGTTCAAATGGAAACTCATGTTTGGCTTTAAAGTTTTCATGGGTGCGCATGCTGTCCCGAGAAACACCAAAAATAAGAGTGTTGGCGGCGGCAAACTGATCATGTAAGTCACGAAAATCTTGGCTTTCAGTGGTGCAGCCAGGTGTATTGTCTTTTGGATAAAAGTACAAGACGATTTGCTGCCCAGCTAAAGCGCTTAACTCCACCTCAGTATTGCTGGTTGCTGCTGCGGTGAAGTTAGTAACAGGTTGGTTGAGCATAATAAATCCTCGAGATTAAGGTATTTGCGGACGCCAAGGTTCAATGAGTGCATCTAAGTTGAGGGCGTCGGCGAAATCTAAAAACTGATCGCGTAACCAGTTGATTTGAGTGCTGGCTAGCAGGGTTACGGTAATCGTAGCATTGAGCATGGTGGTATTGGTCTGTGGTGCTTGAAAGGTGTCGTAGGTGATGTTTTCTAAGCCTATGTCATGGTCGGCAAAAAACTGACACAACTCGGCAAGAATATCCGGTCGATATAAAGCGCTCACATAAACAATATAGGGCAGAGCCTGCGGGCGAGTTTCTTCGTCCTCACTGCGAGTGTGTGTAAGCTGCAGTTTGTGGCGCTTAGCCAAACTTGGCAGACTGCTTTCTAGGCGTGCTAATGCGTCCCAGGTGCCGCCGGCTTGAACGATGAGTACGCTGTAGTGTCCATGACGTGTTAAACGGCTGCTGACAACAGAGCAGCGGTTTTCTTGGCAGGCACGGCAAATGACATTGGTCAGCTCCAGTGGATCACTGCCCATTGCACTGATGAGTACATATTGTTCACGTAAGGGTAAGACAGACATTAAGCATTCCAGACAGTTGGTTTTAGCGTGTTTTACGCCTTTAAGCACACTAGAGTAACGAAAAGATAGAGCAAGTGGAATGCTCAAAGACGCGAGCAGTGCTTGTGCAAGGTGAAAGGCATCAGTAACATTACTGCTCTAGTATATTTCTATTATTTTTTGGCAGGAGCGGTTGCATGATTTCGGGCAGTATGGTCGCAATAGTCACGCCCATGGATGCGCAAGGCGCACTTGATTGGCAAGCATTAACGAAGCTTGTTGATTTTCATCTGCAAGAAGGAACCAGTGCCCTAGTTGTTGTGGGTACTACAGGTGAGTCCGCTACTTTGAATGTTGAAGAGCATGTGGAAGTTATTCGACGTGTTGTTGAGCAGGCTAATGGTCGTATTCCGGTGATTGCTGGGACGGGCGCGAACTGCACCCGTGAAGCAGTAGCTTTGACACGTAACGCACAGAAAGTAGGTGCTGATGCGTGCTTGCTGGTAACCCCTTATTACAACAAGCCAACCCAAGAAGGCTTATACCAACACTTTAAACACATTGCTGAGGCTGTCGCTATTCCACAGATTCTGTACAACGTCCCTGGGCGTACAGTGTGTGATATGCAAGCTGATACCGTAGTGCGTTTAGCCGCAATCGAAAATATTGTCGGTATCAAAGAAGCAACCGGTGATATTGCGCGAGCTAAAGATATTATTGCCCGTGTACCGAGTGATTTTTATGTCTACTCCGGTGATGATGCAACAGCCTACGAGTTGATGCTAGCTGGTGGTAAAGGCAATATTTCGGTGACGGCTAACATCGCTCCACGTGCAATGCAGGAACTTTGTGTGGCAGCAATGGCCGGTGATGCGGCGACTGCCAAAGCCTTGAATGATCAGTTGATGCCGCTGCATCAAAACTTATTTTTAGAGGCCAACCCAATTCCCGTTAAGTGGGCACTGTGCGAAATGGGCTTGATTCAACAAGGTATCCGCTTGCCATTGACCTGGTTCAGCGAGCAGTACCACGACACTTTACGCCAGGCCATGCGTCAGTCCGGCATTTTGAACTAAATCTGAGGTTTTAAAACGCATGAAGCGATTTGCAGGAATATGTTTGTTAGCAGTCACTGCTAGCAGCTTGACGGGATGTGGTTGGTTATGGGGTAAAGAGGGTTATTTCCGTGATCGCGGCGGTGACTACCTAGAGGCACGTCCAACACCTGTAATGCAGACACCGGAACATGCGCAGGTCAAGCACCTTGATCCTTTGCTACCTATTCCGCACCGTATCGCTTCTATCGAGTCGGCTGAGAATAGCGCAGTGCCGCGTCCGCAGCCTTTGCCAGCCAGTGCGTTTACTGGAGACTTCAGTATTCAAAAAAGCGGTCCGCTCAGTTGGGTGGTTGCACAGCGTATTCCTGCCCAAGTTTGGCCAGTTGCACAGCAGTTCTTTGAAGACCATGGCTTTAAAATCGCTGCTGAGCGTCCACATTTAGGCGAGTTTGTAACCCAGTGGCAAGCACCTAGCGAGCTTGATCCAAGTTTAGCTCGACAAGTTTGGGGCAGTGCTACGGGCAATCAGCAAACGCGTTTTCGTGTGCGTATTGAGCCGGGTGTGCAACGCAATAGCAGTGAAGTCTTTATTGACCAAGCACAGCGTGGCTCTGCCACAGCATCTAATGCAGCTTGGACGGATAACAGCACCACAGGCGTTGAGGCCGGAGCGCTACTTGGCGAGTTAAATGATTACCTGACCCAGCGCAATGAGAAAGGTGACTCCTTCTCATTGCTAGCCAGCCAAACCTACGATACGCCTAAGCGTGTGGCCTTAATTGATGGCGGCAACGGCATTAAAGTGCTGCGCCTCGATGCCACCTTTGATCGTGCTTGGTCCAGTGTTGGACGGGCGTTAAGTGGCGCTGATATTCAAGTGGATGACTTAAACCGCAGTACTGGGTTGTACTACATCGACTTGGCACAAAAGGCTAAAAAAGATGAGCCAGGTTTCTTTAAACGCTTATTTAGCGCAAAAAAGAAAGCTGCTGAAACAGCGAGCACGGAACGTTACATTGTGCGTTTGACGGCTATTAACCAACAGGTTTTTGTCAGTGTCGAGCGCAACCTTGATACCTTGGCGCCGGCTGAGGTCACCGAGCGTATTTTAGAGAAGATTCGCAGCAATCTAGACTAATCCATTGCCCCTCAATAACACAGCAGGCGAAACTTAGATTTCGCCTGCTGTGTTTC
Encoded here:
- the dapA gene encoding 4-hydroxy-tetrahydrodipicolinate synthase; protein product: MISGSMVAIVTPMDAQGALDWQALTKLVDFHLQEGTSALVVVGTTGESATLNVEEHVEVIRRVVEQANGRIPVIAGTGANCTREAVALTRNAQKVGADACLLVTPYYNKPTQEGLYQHFKHIAEAVAIPQILYNVPGRTVCDMQADTVVRLAAIENIVGIKEATGDIARAKDIIARVPSDFYVYSGDDATAYELMLAGGKGNISVTANIAPRAMQELCVAAMAGDAATAKALNDQLMPLHQNLFLEANPIPVKWALCEMGLIQQGIRLPLTWFSEQYHDTLRQAMRQSGILN
- a CDS encoding glycine cleavage system protein R translates to MSVLPLREQYVLISAMGSDPLELTNVICRACQENRCSVVSSRLTRHGHYSVLIVQAGGTWDALARLESSLPSLAKRHKLQLTHTRSEDEETRPQALPYIVYVSALYRPDILAELCQFFADHDIGLENITYDTFQAPQTNTTMLNATITVTLLASTQINWLRDQFLDFADALNLDALIEPWRPQIP
- a CDS encoding M48 family metalloprotease; translated protein: MTFFRPALLLLACLLSPPVLASDLPSLGDSSSAIVSPEKEHQLGRAWLSILRGQVRQLEDPLLKDYVERSVYRLAESSQLNDRRLEFIILASPQLNAFAAPGGIIGVNGGLLLHAQTEAEYASVMAHELAHLSQRHFARGLEAQKRMQVPIMAAMLAGIVAAAAGGGDLGIAAIASTQAAAIQEQRRFSRQNEQEADRIGLVNLQKAGFNPRAMPSMFERLMRQYRYDRMPPEFLLTHPISESRIADTRNRAEQYDDQGILDSLYYQLIRARVQLTFEDTSGLALKRFRSMLSDDPSSDAARYGLVLALTRSGQLDEARTNLDVLLKKSPDSIIYNLAGVDIELSKRQFNQANKRVDALLQRHPKNFPLLSAKYEIQLRQKDIAGAEKTINQLLKLRPNDPDIWFEVAEIRGLANNIIGLHEARAEYFARVGDYTQAIEQLDYAKRRASNNFPLASRIDARQQVLISEEQAIKKMLQ
- the bamC gene encoding outer membrane protein assembly factor BamC, producing MKRFAGICLLAVTASSLTGCGWLWGKEGYFRDRGGDYLEARPTPVMQTPEHAQVKHLDPLLPIPHRIASIESAENSAVPRPQPLPASAFTGDFSIQKSGPLSWVVAQRIPAQVWPVAQQFFEDHGFKIAAERPHLGEFVTQWQAPSELDPSLARQVWGSATGNQQTRFRVRIEPGVQRNSSEVFIDQAQRGSATASNAAWTDNSTTGVEAGALLGELNDYLTQRNEKGDSFSLLASQTYDTPKRVALIDGGNGIKVLRLDATFDRAWSSVGRALSGADIQVDDLNRSTGLYYIDLAQKAKKDEPGFFKRLFSAKKKAAETASTERYIVRLTAINQQVFVSVERNLDTLAPAEVTERILEKIRSNLD
- a CDS encoding sulfurtransferase TusA family protein, producing the protein MSTQNIAHDVELDACGLACPMPLLKAKLALNEMAVGAVLKVLATDAGSQRDFRSFAKLAGHSLLQEKVERTVFIYWLRKEC
- a CDS encoding peroxiredoxin; translation: MLNQPVTNFTAAATSNTEVELSALAGQQIVLYFYPKDNTPGCTTESQDFRDLHDQFAAANTLIFGVSRDSMRTHENFKAKHEFPFELISDPEETLCKQFDVIKLKKLYGKEHLGIERSTFLIDKNGVLRHEWRKVKVKDHAAEVLRVAQELNAGS